One region of Catenuloplanes indicus genomic DNA includes:
- a CDS encoding TerC family protein codes for MHPLDSIASPGLWAATVIGLLALLAMDVWLTRRPHEVAMGEALRWTAFYLALPFVFCGFLWWVYGGTPAIEFLTGFVVEKSLSVDNLFVFMLLLASFAVPPALAQRVLLYGIVGALVLRAVFIALGAGALATGTWVFLLFGAVLVWTAIRVLREAGEGPEATLDVDDMRTVKLLRRWLPVTKEYDGFKLVTRIDGRRALTPAALVVTAIFMTDIVFAVDSVPAVYGVTEDPYLVLATNAFALLGLRALYFVLHDALGRLRHLNYGLGIILAFIGVKLVLHWAHGIWSWVPEIPTVLSLGVIVVVLAAVTGTSLWASRSDRRRPGVGGEPADQRGDLVGNLVQRGEPGRGARVGPHGPADQSRDLP; via the coding sequence GTGCACCCTCTCGACTCGATCGCGTCCCCCGGCCTCTGGGCCGCCACCGTCATCGGCCTGCTGGCCCTGCTCGCCATGGACGTCTGGCTCACCCGGCGCCCGCACGAGGTGGCAATGGGCGAGGCGCTCCGCTGGACCGCGTTCTACCTGGCCCTCCCGTTCGTCTTCTGCGGATTCCTCTGGTGGGTGTACGGCGGCACGCCCGCGATCGAGTTCCTGACCGGCTTCGTGGTGGAGAAGTCGCTGTCGGTGGACAACCTGTTCGTCTTCATGCTGCTGCTGGCCTCGTTCGCGGTGCCGCCCGCGCTCGCCCAGCGGGTGCTGCTCTACGGCATCGTCGGCGCGCTGGTGCTGCGCGCCGTCTTCATCGCGCTCGGCGCCGGCGCGCTGGCCACCGGCACCTGGGTCTTCCTGCTGTTCGGCGCCGTGCTGGTGTGGACCGCGATCCGGGTGCTGCGCGAGGCGGGCGAGGGTCCGGAGGCGACGCTCGACGTCGACGACATGCGCACGGTCAAGCTGCTCCGCCGCTGGCTGCCGGTGACCAAGGAGTACGACGGCTTCAAGCTCGTCACCCGGATCGACGGGCGGCGCGCGCTGACCCCGGCCGCGCTGGTGGTCACCGCGATCTTCATGACCGACATCGTGTTCGCGGTCGACTCGGTGCCGGCCGTCTACGGCGTCACCGAGGACCCCTACCTGGTGCTCGCCACGAACGCGTTCGCGCTGCTCGGCCTGCGCGCGCTCTACTTCGTGCTGCACGACGCGCTGGGCCGGCTGCGGCACCTCAACTACGGCCTCGGCATCATCCTGGCGTTCATCGGCGTGAAGCTGGTGCTGCACTGGGCGCACGGCATCTGGTCCTGGGTGCCGGAGATCCCGACCGTGCTGTCCCTCGGCGTGATCGTGGTGGTGCTGGCCGCGGTGACCGGGACGAGCCTGTGGGCGAGCAGGTCAGACCGCCGCCGGCCGGGCGTAGGCGGGGAACCGGCGGACCAGCGCGGTGACCTCGTCGGCAACCTCGTGCAGCGCGGCGAGCCCGGCCGCGGTGCCCGGGTCGGACCGCACGGCCCGGCCGATCAGTCCCGCGATCTGCCGTGA
- a CDS encoding AtpZ/AtpI family protein has product MADDPSPKAPEPNSGADAGWSAVGYLLGGMIVWGGAGWLLDRWLGLPDVGLLIGLIGGTIAGVYLIVKRLGA; this is encoded by the coding sequence ATGGCCGATGACCCTTCACCCAAAGCTCCTGAGCCCAACTCGGGGGCCGATGCCGGTTGGTCGGCGGTCGGTTACCTGTTGGGCGGCATGATCGTCTGGGGTGGCGCGGGCTGGCTGCTGGATCGCTGGCTCGGCCTGCCGGACGTGGGGCTGCTGATCGGGCTGATCGGCGGCACCATCGCCGGGGTTTATCTGATCGTGAAGAGGCTGGGCGCGTGA
- the atpB gene encoding F0F1 ATP synthase subunit A, translated as MSKSPHVLAAEFPPGVESFDFPTLIPALEGTMWAQAFTKVTLLVWLSVAILIVFFLVTYRSPKIVPTKGQWLAESIYGFVRDGIAKDIIGNKHGVRFAPYLATLFVFILLNNFWGIFPFAQISPNSHIAFPIVLAGFTYVIYIAVGIKAQGLGHYVKNSIWVSGAPLWVQPILVPIELFQVLLLRPATLAIRLFANMFAGHMILLVFTLGGVALMNAEAVFLKPVALLSWAMAIVMTLFELFILALQAYVFTLLTATYLQSSVDPAH; from the coding sequence TTGAGTAAGTCCCCGCACGTTCTCGCCGCGGAGTTCCCGCCCGGAGTGGAGAGTTTCGACTTCCCGACTCTCATCCCGGCGCTCGAAGGCACGATGTGGGCGCAGGCTTTCACGAAGGTCACGCTGCTGGTGTGGCTCTCGGTGGCCATCCTCATCGTGTTCTTCCTGGTGACCTACCGCAGCCCCAAGATCGTGCCGACCAAGGGCCAGTGGCTGGCGGAGTCGATCTACGGTTTCGTCCGGGACGGCATCGCCAAGGACATCATCGGCAACAAGCACGGCGTGCGGTTCGCGCCGTACCTGGCGACGCTGTTCGTCTTCATTCTTCTGAACAACTTCTGGGGCATCTTCCCGTTCGCCCAGATTTCACCTAACTCGCACATCGCGTTCCCGATCGTGCTCGCCGGCTTCACCTACGTCATCTACATTGCCGTCGGTATCAAGGCGCAGGGGCTCGGGCACTACGTCAAGAACAGCATCTGGGTGTCCGGCGCTCCGCTCTGGGTGCAGCCGATCCTGGTGCCGATCGAGCTGTTCCAGGTGCTGCTGCTGCGCCCGGCCACGCTCGCGATCCGACTCTTCGCCAACATGTTCGCCGGCCACATGATCCTGCTGGTGTTCACGCTCGGTGGTGTCGCGCTGATGAACGCGGAAGCGGTGTTCCTCAAGCCGGTCGCGCTGCTCAGCTGGGCCATGGCGATCGTGATGACGCTGTTCGAGCTGTTCATCCTGGCGCTGCAGGCGTACGTGTTCACGCTGCTGACCGCCACGTACCTGCAGAGCTCGGTGGACCCGGCGCACTGA
- the atpE gene encoding ATP synthase F0 subunit C, with amino-acid sequence MPLAEIAGNINVVGYGIAALGPGIGVGLVFAAYIQATARQPETAGLTRVYMFMGFAVVEALALLGLVLAFALGG; translated from the coding sequence ATGCCACTGGCAGAGATCGCCGGAAACATCAACGTCGTCGGCTACGGCATCGCGGCGCTGGGCCCGGGTATCGGCGTGGGCCTGGTCTTCGCGGCCTACATCCAGGCGACCGCTCGTCAGCCCGAGACCGCCGGCCTGACCCGCGTTTACATGTTCATGGGCTTCGCCGTCGTCGAGGCGCTCGCGCTGCTCGGCCTGGTGCTCGCGTTCGCGCTGGGCGGCTGA
- a CDS encoding F0F1 ATP synthase subunit B, translating into MNPYIAAEEHGGGAGILLPPVSEIIVGLVAFSVILFVLAKFVFPRMEETFKARVEAIEGGIAKAESAQAEANELLEQYRAQLAEARTEAARIRDEARADAEAIRQDVLAKAREESDRIIAAGQENLRTQREQLVRELRSEIGTLAVDLAGRIVGESLADEARSRGTVERFIAEIDAPAASGGRR; encoded by the coding sequence ATGAACCCTTACATCGCTGCTGAGGAGCACGGCGGCGGCGCCGGCATTCTGCTGCCGCCCGTCTCCGAAATCATCGTCGGTCTCGTCGCTTTCTCCGTGATCCTGTTCGTCCTGGCCAAGTTCGTCTTCCCGCGCATGGAGGAGACGTTCAAGGCCCGGGTCGAGGCCATCGAGGGCGGCATCGCCAAGGCCGAGTCCGCACAGGCCGAGGCGAACGAGCTGCTCGAGCAGTACCGCGCGCAGCTCGCCGAGGCCCGTACCGAGGCCGCCCGGATAAGGGACGAGGCGCGTGCCGACGCCGAGGCGATCCGTCAGGACGTCCTGGCCAAGGCCCGCGAGGAGTCCGACCGCATCATCGCCGCCGGGCAGGAGAACCTGCGCACGCAGCGCGAGCAGCTCGTCCGCGAGCTGCGCTCCGAGATCGGCACGCTCGCCGTGGACCTGGCCGGCCGCATCGTGGGCGAGTCGCTCGCCGACGAGGCGCGCAGCCGGGGCACCGTCGAGCGCTTCATCGCCGAGATCGACGCGCCCGCCGCGTCGGGGGGTCGGCGCTGA
- a CDS encoding F0F1 ATP synthase subunit delta, producing the protein MMSIGNRESYAAATDELTAYAATASAADVAALGDELLAVARLLSGEPRLRRALSDSSTPAAQRAELAGGLLTGKVSAPALTVLTATVAARWSTPSEFLTAVEQIGVDALLTSASAAGELGEVEDELFRFSKVVAAEKTLGGALADVSVPAARRAELVRELLAGKAKPVTVRLVEVALSGFGGRGFVASLDRLIELAADRQDRDLAYVTVARPLAEADEAALAAKLTELYGRGVSLKVTVDPAIVGGISVRVGSDLYDGTILRRLTEARKAFAK; encoded by the coding sequence CTGATGTCGATCGGCAACCGCGAGTCCTATGCCGCGGCGACGGACGAGCTGACCGCGTACGCCGCCACGGCGTCCGCGGCGGACGTCGCCGCGCTGGGCGACGAACTGCTCGCGGTCGCGCGGCTGCTCTCGGGCGAGCCCCGGCTGCGGCGTGCGCTGTCCGACTCGTCCACGCCGGCCGCGCAGCGTGCCGAGCTGGCCGGTGGGCTGCTGACCGGCAAGGTGTCCGCGCCGGCGCTGACGGTGCTGACCGCGACCGTCGCCGCGCGCTGGTCCACGCCGAGCGAGTTCCTGACCGCCGTCGAGCAGATCGGGGTGGACGCGCTGCTGACCAGCGCGTCCGCGGCCGGCGAGCTGGGCGAGGTCGAGGACGAGCTGTTCCGGTTCAGCAAGGTCGTCGCGGCCGAGAAGACCCTCGGTGGCGCGCTCGCTGACGTGTCCGTCCCGGCCGCACGCCGGGCCGAACTGGTCCGCGAGCTGCTGGCCGGCAAGGCGAAGCCGGTGACGGTCCGCCTCGTCGAGGTGGCCCTGTCCGGGTTCGGTGGACGCGGCTTCGTGGCATCGCTGGACCGGCTGATCGAGCTGGCCGCGGACCGGCAGGACCGCGACCTCGCGTACGTGACCGTCGCGCGCCCGCTCGCTGAGGCCGACGAGGCGGCGCTCGCCGCCAAGTTGACCGAGCTGTACGGCCGGGGCGTGTCCCTCAAGGTCACGGTCGACCCGGCGATCGTCGGCGGGATCAGCGTCCGGGTCGGTTCCGACCTGTACGACGGCACGATCCTGCGGCGGCTCACCGAAGCCCGCAAGGCATTCGCCAAGTAG
- the atpA gene encoding F0F1 ATP synthase subunit alpha yields the protein MAELTISSDEIRGALERYVSSYTPEVSREEVGIVSDAGDGIAHVQGLPSTMANELLEFEDGTLGVSLNLEAREIGVVVLGGFTGIEEGQPVKRTGRVLSVPVGDAFLGRVVNALGEPIDDKGDIEAEGFRELELQAPNVMSRQPVKEPLQTGIKAIDAMTAIGRGQRQLIIGDRKTGKTTVALDAILNQRDNWLSGDPKKQVRCIYVAVGQKATTIATVKGILEEKGAMEYTTIVAAPADAPAGFKYIAPYAGSSIGQHWMYNGKHVLIVFDDLSKQAEAYRAISLLLRRPPGREAYPGDVFYLHSRLLERCAKLSDELGGGSMTGLPIIETKASDISAYIPTNVISITDGQIFLEADLFNSGVRPAINVGTSVSRVGGAAQVKGLKGVAGRLRLDLAQYRELEAFSAFASDLDKASRAQLERGARLVELLKQPQYSPYPVEEETISIWAGTTGELDDVPVADIGRFERELLQWLRQHRSDVVTGIATTNKLSDEAIESLKSGVAEFKQLFQSGATANRVNEAPAEALGDEHVSRETVTRHVDSDES from the coding sequence ATGGCCGAGCTGACCATCTCCTCGGATGAGATCCGGGGTGCGCTCGAGCGCTACGTTTCGTCCTACACGCCCGAGGTCTCCCGCGAGGAGGTCGGCATCGTCAGCGATGCGGGCGACGGAATCGCACACGTCCAGGGTCTCCCCTCGACGATGGCGAACGAGCTGCTGGAGTTCGAGGACGGCACCCTGGGTGTCTCCCTGAACCTGGAGGCCCGTGAGATCGGTGTCGTCGTCCTGGGCGGCTTCACCGGCATCGAGGAGGGCCAGCCGGTCAAGCGCACCGGCCGCGTGCTCTCCGTCCCGGTCGGTGACGCGTTCCTGGGCCGCGTCGTCAACGCGCTCGGCGAGCCGATCGACGACAAGGGCGACATCGAGGCCGAGGGCTTCCGCGAGCTGGAGCTCCAGGCGCCGAACGTGATGTCGCGGCAGCCCGTGAAGGAGCCGCTGCAGACCGGCATTAAGGCCATCGACGCGATGACCGCGATCGGCCGGGGCCAGCGGCAGCTGATCATCGGCGACCGCAAGACCGGCAAGACCACGGTCGCGCTGGACGCGATCCTGAACCAGCGGGACAACTGGCTCTCCGGCGACCCGAAGAAGCAGGTCCGCTGCATCTACGTCGCGGTCGGCCAGAAGGCCACCACGATCGCCACGGTCAAGGGCATCCTGGAGGAGAAGGGGGCGATGGAGTACACCACCATCGTCGCCGCCCCCGCGGACGCCCCGGCCGGCTTCAAGTACATCGCGCCGTACGCCGGTTCCTCGATCGGCCAGCACTGGATGTACAACGGCAAGCACGTTCTGATCGTCTTCGACGACCTGAGCAAGCAGGCCGAGGCGTACCGCGCCATCTCGCTGCTGCTGCGCCGCCCGCCGGGCCGCGAGGCGTACCCGGGTGACGTCTTCTACCTGCACTCCCGCCTGCTGGAGCGCTGCGCGAAGCTCTCCGACGAGCTGGGTGGCGGCTCGATGACTGGTCTGCCGATCATCGAGACCAAGGCGTCGGACATCTCGGCGTACATCCCGACCAACGTCATCTCGATCACCGACGGCCAGATCTTCCTCGAGGCCGACCTGTTCAACTCCGGTGTCCGCCCGGCCATCAACGTGGGCACCTCGGTGTCCCGGGTCGGCGGCGCGGCGCAGGTCAAGGGCCTCAAGGGCGTGGCCGGCCGGCTGCGTCTCGACCTGGCGCAGTACCGCGAGCTGGAGGCGTTCTCCGCCTTCGCCTCCGACCTGGACAAGGCCTCCCGCGCTCAGCTCGAGCGTGGCGCCCGCCTGGTCGAGCTGCTCAAGCAGCCGCAGTACTCGCCGTACCCGGTCGAGGAGGAGACGATCTCCATCTGGGCCGGCACCACCGGCGAGCTGGACGACGTCCCGGTCGCGGACATCGGCCGCTTCGAGCGTGAGCTGCTGCAGTGGCTGCGCCAGCACCGGTCGGACGTCGTCACCGGCATCGCGACGACGAACAAGCTGTCCGACGAGGCGATCGAGTCGCTGAAGTCCGGCGTGGCCGAGTTCAAGCAGCTGTTTCAGAGCGGCGCCACCGCGAACCGGGTGAACGAGGCTCCGGCCGAGGCGCTCGGCGACGAGCACGTCTCCCGCGAGACGGTCACCCGGCACGTCGACTCGGACGAGAGCTAG
- a CDS encoding F0F1 ATP synthase subunit gamma, translating to MAGQVQALRRKVRSVRSTKKIAKAQELVATSKIAKAQERQAAAKPYAEAITGVLTELASNATIDHPLLQARPRVLRAGVLLITSDRGLAGAYNANAIRTAEGLISRLRADNKDVTLYVVGRKALSYYTFRNRPVEASWTGFSGEPTFADARKIGESLLAAFEAGADDTEETYGPDGIRGVDEIHIVSTQFKSLMTQTAHSRFLAPMHVEEKKRESGPSPAYEFEPEPEEMLGALLPKYINTRIYAALLDSAASEWAARRRAMKSASDNADELLKTYTREMNSARQAAITQEISEIVGGANALAAAGSDE from the coding sequence ATGGCCGGTCAGGTACAGGCGCTGCGCCGTAAGGTTCGCTCGGTCCGGTCGACTAAGAAGATCGCCAAGGCGCAGGAGCTGGTCGCCACCAGCAAGATCGCCAAGGCGCAGGAGCGGCAGGCGGCGGCCAAGCCGTACGCGGAGGCGATCACCGGCGTGCTCACCGAGCTCGCCTCGAACGCCACCATCGACCACCCGCTGCTGCAGGCCCGTCCCCGGGTGCTGCGGGCCGGCGTGCTGCTCATCACCAGTGACCGTGGCCTGGCCGGCGCTTACAACGCCAACGCGATCCGGACGGCCGAGGGTCTGATCTCGCGGCTTCGCGCGGACAACAAGGACGTGACGCTGTACGTGGTGGGCCGCAAGGCGCTCTCGTACTACACGTTCCGGAACCGTCCGGTCGAGGCCAGCTGGACCGGGTTCTCCGGCGAGCCCACGTTCGCGGACGCCCGGAAGATCGGTGAGAGCCTGCTGGCGGCCTTCGAGGCCGGCGCGGACGACACGGAGGAGACGTACGGCCCGGACGGCATCCGGGGCGTCGACGAGATCCACATCGTCAGCACCCAGTTCAAGTCGCTGATGACCCAGACCGCGCACTCGCGTTTCCTCGCGCCGATGCACGTCGAGGAGAAGAAGCGGGAGAGCGGTCCGAGCCCGGCGTACGAGTTCGAGCCGGAGCCGGAGGAGATGCTCGGCGCGCTCCTGCCGAAGTACATCAACACGCGGATCTACGCGGCGTTGCTGGACTCGGCGGCGAGCGAGTGGGCGGCCCGCCGGCGGGCGATGAAGAGCGCCTCGGACAACGCGGACGAGCTGCTCAAGACGTACACACGCGAGATGAACTCCGCGCGGCAGGCCGCGATCACCCAGGAGATCAGTGAGATCGTCGGCGGCGCCAACGCGCTGGCGGCGGCGGGAAGTGATGAGTGA
- the atpD gene encoding F0F1 ATP synthase subunit beta, translating into MTVSAAPVNGAPQTAVGRVVRVIGPVVDAEFPRDAMPDIYQALHVDVTLSEGTKTLTLEVAQHLGNNIVRAISMQPTDGLVRGAEVRDTGSPLSVPVGDVTRGHVFNALGEFLNADESKLEVTERWPIHRAAPAFADLEPKTEMLETGIKVLDLLTPYVRGGKIGLFGGAGVGKTVLIQEMIIRVARNFGGTSVFAGVGERTREGNDLILEMDEGGVLDKTALVFGQMDEPPGTRLRVALAALTMAEYFRDVQNQEVLLFIDNIFRFTQAGSEVSTLLGRMPSAVGYQPNLADEMGLLQERITSVRGKAITSLQAIYVPADDYTDPAPATTFAHLDATTNLERSISDKGIYPAVDPLASSSRLLAPEFVGQEHYSVAREVQRILQKYKDLQDIIAILGMDELSEEDKVTVGRARRIERFLSQNTYAAEQFTGVPGSTVPLKETIESFKKISEGEYDHFPEQAFFMCGGLEDLERNAHELMK; encoded by the coding sequence ATGACAGTTAGCGCTGCACCGGTGAACGGTGCGCCCCAGACCGCCGTGGGTCGCGTCGTCCGGGTCATCGGCCCGGTCGTCGACGCCGAGTTCCCGCGTGACGCGATGCCCGACATCTACCAGGCGCTGCACGTCGACGTGACCCTCTCCGAGGGCACCAAGACCCTGACGCTCGAGGTCGCCCAGCACCTGGGCAACAACATCGTCCGGGCCATCTCGATGCAGCCGACCGACGGCCTGGTCCGCGGCGCCGAGGTGCGCGACACCGGTTCGCCGCTGTCCGTGCCGGTCGGTGACGTGACCCGTGGCCACGTCTTCAACGCGCTCGGCGAGTTCCTCAACGCCGACGAGTCGAAGCTCGAGGTGACCGAGCGCTGGCCGATCCACCGGGCCGCCCCGGCGTTCGCCGACCTCGAGCCGAAGACCGAGATGCTGGAGACCGGCATCAAGGTGCTGGACCTGCTAACCCCGTACGTGCGTGGTGGCAAGATCGGCCTCTTCGGTGGCGCGGGCGTGGGCAAGACGGTGCTCATCCAGGAGATGATCATCCGTGTCGCCCGGAACTTCGGCGGTACGTCCGTCTTCGCCGGCGTCGGCGAGCGGACCCGTGAGGGCAACGACCTCATCCTGGAGATGGACGAGGGCGGCGTGCTCGACAAGACCGCGCTGGTCTTCGGCCAGATGGACGAGCCGCCGGGCACCCGCCTGCGGGTCGCGCTGGCCGCGCTGACCATGGCGGAGTACTTCCGCGACGTCCAGAACCAGGAGGTGCTGCTCTTCATCGACAACATCTTCCGGTTCACCCAGGCGGGTTCCGAGGTGTCCACGCTGCTCGGCCGCATGCCGTCCGCCGTGGGTTACCAGCCCAACCTGGCGGACGAGATGGGTCTGCTGCAGGAGCGCATCACCTCCGTCCGGGGCAAGGCCATCACCTCGCTCCAGGCGATCTACGTGCCCGCGGACGACTACACCGACCCGGCGCCGGCCACCACGTTCGCCCACCTGGACGCGACGACCAACCTCGAGCGGTCGATCTCGGACAAGGGCATCTACCCGGCCGTGGACCCGCTGGCCTCCAGCTCGCGGCTGCTCGCGCCGGAGTTCGTCGGCCAGGAGCACTACTCGGTCGCCCGTGAGGTGCAGCGGATCCTGCAGAAGTACAAGGACCTGCAGGACATCATCGCCATCCTCGGTATGGACGAGCTGTCCGAGGAGGACAAGGTCACGGTGGGCCGCGCCCGCCGGATCGAGCGCTTCCTCTCGCAGAACACCTACGCCGCCGAGCAGTTCACCGGCGTCCCGGGTTCGACGGTCCCGCTGAAGGAGACCATCGAGTCGTTCAAGAAGATCTCCGAGGGCGAGTACGACCACTTCCCCGAGCAGGCGTTCTTCATGTGCGGCGGTCTTGAGGACCTGGAGCGCAACGCGCACGAGCTGATGAAGTAG
- a CDS encoding LCP family protein, protein MTAGATTQPRWVRFCVFLGVVLLVLSGLVIIGVSVLEERYQGRVVTADLFGDTGDFAPLAASTPGGVRVRSSESAPDVDLDGPLDLLLVGIDPRPNEAPRPPLADAIMVLHVDAAHEHAYLFSMPRDLIVDIPAFAKAGYRGGTGKINGAMAYGSRVAATGELDTAQGFQLLARTVVDRTGIPRFEAGAILDFSGFEAVVDALGGVDMYVDERTLSIHRAPNGTLRPGWGPQKTYEVGEQHMSGWEALDFVRQRKSLAEGDYARQRHQKQFLKAVLTQATGSGLLTDPLRLDRVLRAAGESLTFSGRGHDLLDYVVALRHLRPDDLTMVQLPGAAVGRGAGYRGEHLLPVADEFFAAVAADRVGEYLSEHPELVS, encoded by the coding sequence ATGACGGCCGGGGCGACGACACAACCGAGGTGGGTGCGCTTCTGCGTCTTCCTCGGCGTGGTCCTGCTGGTCCTGAGCGGCCTCGTGATCATCGGGGTCAGCGTGCTCGAGGAGCGCTACCAGGGCCGGGTGGTGACCGCGGACCTGTTCGGCGACACCGGTGACTTCGCGCCGCTGGCCGCCTCCACACCCGGTGGGGTGCGCGTCCGCAGCAGCGAGAGCGCGCCGGACGTGGACCTGGACGGCCCGCTCGACCTGCTGCTGGTCGGCATCGACCCGCGGCCGAACGAGGCGCCGCGGCCGCCGCTGGCCGACGCGATCATGGTGTTGCACGTGGACGCGGCGCACGAGCACGCGTACCTGTTCTCCATGCCACGCGACCTGATCGTGGACATCCCGGCGTTCGCCAAGGCCGGCTACCGCGGCGGGACCGGAAAGATCAACGGCGCGATGGCGTACGGCAGCCGGGTTGCCGCGACCGGGGAACTGGACACCGCGCAGGGCTTCCAGCTGCTGGCCCGCACCGTGGTCGACCGCACCGGCATCCCGCGCTTCGAGGCCGGCGCGATCCTCGACTTCAGCGGCTTCGAGGCGGTGGTGGACGCGCTCGGCGGCGTGGACATGTACGTCGACGAGCGCACGCTCTCCATCCACCGCGCCCCGAACGGCACGCTGCGGCCCGGCTGGGGGCCGCAGAAGACGTACGAGGTCGGCGAGCAGCACATGAGCGGCTGGGAGGCGCTGGACTTCGTCCGGCAGCGCAAGAGCCTGGCCGAGGGCGACTACGCGCGGCAGCGGCACCAGAAGCAGTTCCTCAAGGCCGTGCTGACCCAGGCGACCGGCTCCGGCCTGCTCACCGACCCGCTCCGGCTGGACCGGGTGCTGCGCGCGGCCGGGGAGTCGCTGACGTTCAGCGGCCGCGGTCACGACCTGCTCGACTACGTGGTCGCGCTGCGCCACCTGCGGCCGGACGATCTCACCATGGTCCAGCTGCCCGGCGCGGCGGTCGGGCGCGGCGCCGGTTACCGCGGCGAGCACCTGCTGCCGGTCGCGGACGAGTTCTTCGCGGCGGTCGCGGCCGACCGCGTCGGCGAGTACCTGTCGGAACACCCCGAACTGGTGTCGTGA
- a CDS encoding F0F1 ATP synthase subunit epsilon yields MAKQLHVEVVAVEQKVWSGEAEMVVARTTEGELGVLPGHAPLLGQLKEPSQVRVKLAGGEQLTWDVTGGFLSISKAGVTVLAEEASRATAPAAAAH; encoded by the coding sequence GTGGCTAAGCAGCTGCATGTCGAGGTCGTTGCCGTCGAGCAGAAGGTGTGGTCCGGCGAGGCCGAGATGGTCGTCGCCCGCACCACCGAGGGAGAGCTCGGGGTCCTGCCCGGCCACGCTCCGCTGCTCGGCCAGCTCAAGGAGCCGTCCCAGGTCCGGGTCAAGCTCGCCGGCGGCGAGCAGCTCACGTGGGACGTCACCGGTGGATTCCTCTCGATCTCCAAGGCCGGCGTGACGGTCCTTGCCGAAGAGGCCTCCCGCGCTACGGCCCCCGCCGCCGCGGCTCACTGA
- a CDS encoding DUF2550 domain-containing protein yields the protein MLIVEWIGIGVLLLLLAVAALVLRRALFIRAGGTIRLSVRTSVSVPERGWSNGLGRFVGDDLRWYRIFSFALRPKRTLSRTGLVIVSRRSPAGQEAYSLPADWVILRCSGPGRETVEIAMAETTVTGFLSWLESAPPGEVSTRLAAM from the coding sequence ATGCTGATCGTGGAGTGGATCGGAATCGGTGTTCTCCTCCTGCTGCTGGCGGTCGCCGCGCTGGTGCTGCGCCGTGCCCTGTTCATCCGGGCCGGCGGCACCATCCGGCTGAGCGTGCGCACCTCGGTCAGCGTGCCGGAGCGCGGCTGGTCCAACGGGCTCGGCCGGTTCGTCGGCGACGACCTGCGGTGGTACCGGATCTTCAGCTTCGCGCTGCGGCCGAAGCGCACGCTCTCGCGTACCGGCCTGGTGATCGTGTCCCGCCGGTCGCCCGCCGGCCAGGAGGCCTACTCCCTGCCGGCGGATTGGGTGATTTTGCGCTGCTCCGGGCCCGGCCGGGAGACCGTGGAGATCGCCATGGCGGAGACCACGGTCACCGGCTTCCTGTCCTGGCTGGAGTCCGCGCCGCCCGGCGAGGTCTCCACCCGGCTAGCCGCGATGTGA
- a CDS encoding cob(I)yrinic acid a,c-diamide adenosyltransferase, with product MAVHLTRIYTKAGDGGSTRLVDNELVPKTSPRIAAYADVDETNAAIGVAVAMGELTEEIRAVLGQIQNDLFDVGADLGNPVAENPAWEPLRVTEAYVTRLERWCDEFNERREPLSSFVLPGGTPGAALLHVARTVARRAERSAWALIEVDGERTGTLPAKYLNRLSDLLFILSRVANPDGDVLWKPGGSHRG from the coding sequence ATGGCTGTTCATCTGACGCGCATCTACACCAAGGCCGGTGACGGGGGCAGCACCCGGCTGGTCGACAACGAGCTGGTGCCGAAGACGTCGCCGCGGATCGCCGCCTACGCGGACGTGGACGAGACGAACGCGGCGATCGGCGTGGCGGTCGCGATGGGTGAGCTGACCGAGGAGATCCGGGCGGTGCTCGGGCAGATCCAGAACGATCTGTTCGATGTCGGCGCCGACCTCGGCAACCCGGTCGCGGAGAACCCGGCGTGGGAGCCGCTGCGGGTCACCGAGGCGTACGTGACGCGCCTGGAGCGCTGGTGCGACGAGTTCAACGAGCGCCGGGAGCCGCTCAGCTCGTTCGTGCTGCCCGGCGGCACGCCCGGCGCCGCGCTGCTGCACGTGGCGCGCACGGTCGCGCGGCGCGCGGAACGATCGGCCTGGGCGCTGATCGAGGTGGACGGCGAGCGCACCGGCACGCTGCCGGCGAAGTACCTGAACCGGCTGTCCGACCTGCTGTTCATCCTGTCCCGGGTGGCGAACCCGGACGGTGACGTGCTCTGGAAGCCGGGCGGGTCACATCGCGGCTAG